The proteins below come from a single Cervus elaphus chromosome 4, mCerEla1.1, whole genome shotgun sequence genomic window:
- the LOC122692588 gene encoding leukocyte immunoglobulin-like receptor subfamily B member 3 isoform X18 yields MTPTLPALLCLGLSVGLRTQMQAGTPLKPTIWAEPGSVVPWGSPVSIWCQGILEAQAFRLDKEGRTVLWERQKVLKTRDKAQLAIPQMTEQDAGRYWCYYLRGTRWSEGSDPLELVVTGRYGKPSLSALPSPVVTSGGSVTLQCGSHWRFNRFLLTKEGEDESSRTLDGQWSPDRQTQALFPVGPVSPGHGWTFRCYGFNRDTPQVWSAPSDPLELLVSGLSGKPSLLSPQGPVVTSGQNLTLQCRSDAAYTRFALSKEGGRDLPQRPARRAQGGLSQADFPLGPVGTVHGGQYRCYGGHGLSSEWSAPSDPLELLVAGPLRDRPSLSAWPGPSVAPGENVTLLCQSGNRTDTFLLSQEGAAHQPLRLLAQDQGGRFRAEFSLSPVSSAHGGTYRCYRALSTDPHLLSRPSEPLALLVSGGSEDQPAPQWTQELQSLTWYLSVLIGVSVTFVLLLLVLFLLLFLRHRGRDRRRNSGAAVSDAQSEVGLQLDRRAATSEAPQDVTYAQLNHSTVRRGTAAPPGPPSGEPPAEPSEYAALAFR; encoded by the exons AtgacccccaccctccccgccctGCTCTGCCTCG GGCTGAGTGTGGGCCTGAGGACCCAGATGCAGGCTG GGACCCCCCTCAAACCCACCATCTGGGCTGAGCCGGGCTCTGTGGTCCCCTGGGGGAGCCCCGTGAGCATCTGGTGTCAGGGGATCCTGGAGGCCCAGGCATTCCGTCTGGATAAAGAGGGAAGAACAGTTCTCtgggagagacagaaagtacTGAAAACCAGGGACAAGGCCCAGCTCGCCATCCCACAGATGACCGAGCAGGACGCAGGGCGCTATTGGTGCTACTACCTCAGGGGAACTCGCTGGTCAGAGGGCAGTGACCCCCTGGAGCTGGTGGTGACAG GACGCTATGGCAAACCCAGCCTCTCAGCCCTGCCGAGCCCTGTGGTGACCTCGGGAGGGAGCGTGACCCTGCAATGTGGCTCCCACTGGCGATTTAACAGGTTCCTTCTGACCAAGGAAGGAGAAGACGAGTCCTCTCGGACCCTGGATGGACAGTGGAGCCCTGACAGGCAGACCCAGGCCCTGTTCCCCGTGGGCCCCGTGAGCCCCGGACACGGGTGGACGTTCAGATGCTACGGCTTTAACAGGGACACCCCCCAGGTGTGGTCGGCCCCCAGCGACCCCCTGGAGCTCCTGGTCTCAG GGCTGTCTGGGAAGCCGTCCCTCCTGAGCCCGCAGGGCCCTGTCGTCACCTCTGGACAGAACCTGACCCTGCAGTGTCGCTCTGACGCCGCCTACACCAGATTCGCTCTGTCCAAGGAGGGGGGCCGGGACCTCCCCCAGCGCCCTGCCCGGAGGGCCCAGGGGGGGCTCTCTCAGGCCGACTTCCCCCTGGGCCCGGTGGGCACCGTCCACGGGGGCCAGTACAGATGCTATGGTGGACACGGCCTCTCCTCCGAGTGGTCGGCCCCCAGCGACCCCCTGGAGCTCCTGGTGGCAG GACCGCTCAGAGACAGACCCTCCCTCTCGGCGTGGCCGGGCCCCTCGGTGGCCCCGGGGGAGAACGTGACCCTGTTGTGTCAGTCGGGAAACAGGACGGACACTTTCCTTCTGTCCCAGGAGGGGGCAGCCCATCAGCCCCTGCGTCTGCTCGCCCAGGACCAAGGCGGGCGGTTCCGGGCCGAGTTCTCCTTGAGTCCTGTGAGCTCGGCCCACGGGGGCACCTACAGGTGTTACCGCGCACTCAGCACAGACCCCCACCTGCTGTCCCGGCCCAGCGAGCCCCTGGCGCTCCTGGTCTCAG GAGGTTCAGAGGATCAGCCTGCCCCTCAGTGGACTCAGGAACTGCAGA GCCTCACGTGGTACCTGAGTGTCCTCATCGGGGTCTCGGTGACCTTCGTCCTGCTGCTCCtggtcctcttcctcctcctcttcctccggCACCGGGGTCGGGACAGACGCAGGAACTCGG GTGCTGCCGTGAGCGACGCACAGTCTGAGGTGGGGCTGCAGCTGGACCGTCGG GCTGCCACGTCCGAAGCTCCCCAGGACGTGACCTACGCCCAGCTGAACCACTCGACTGTCAGAAGGGGGACGGCCGCACCCCCCGGCCCCCCGTCGGGGGAGCCCCCAGCAGAGCCCAGTGAGTACGCCGCTCTCGCCTTTCGCTAG
- the LOC122692593 gene encoding leukocyte immunoglobulin-like receptor subfamily B member 4 — MTPTLPALLCLGLSVGLRTQVQAETLPKPTIWAEPGSVVPCGSSVTIWCQGAPNAKSFSLNQEGISAPWNTQPLLKPWDKANFSTLNIEEHQAGRYHCSYFIGFNWSEPSDPLELLVAGEEPASQSGTRSCRGLTGPLRDRPSLSARPGPSVAPGENVTLLCQSGNRTDTFLLSQEGAAHRPLRLRAQDRGGQFQAEFSLSPVSSAHGGTYRCYRALSTDPYLVSRPSEPLALLVSDYTVQNLIRMGLAASVLLLLGVLLCQARHDRKEVRDAARS, encoded by the exons AtgacccccaccctccccgccctGCTCTGCCTCG GGCTGAGTGTGGGCCTGAGGACCCAGGTGCAGGCTG AGACCCTCCCCAAACCCACCATCTGGGCTGAGCCAGGCTCTGTGGTCCCCTGCGGGAGCTCCGTGACCATCTGGTGTCAGGGGGCCCCGAATGCCAAAAGCTTCAGTCTGAACCAAGAAGGCATCTCAGCCCCCTGGAACACACAGCCCCTACTGAAGCCCTGGGACAAGGCCAACTTCTCCACCCTGAACATCGAAGAGCATCAGGCAGGGAGATACCACTGCTCTTACTTCATCGGATTTAACTGGTCAGAGCCCAGCGACCCCCTGGAGCTCCTGGTGGCAGGAGAGGAGCCAGCCAGTCAGTCAGGGACCAGAAGCTGCAGAGGCCTCACCG GACCGCTCAGAGACAGACCCTCCCTCTCAGCGCGGCCGGGCCCCTCGGTGGCCCCGGGGGAGAACGTGACCCTGCTGTGTCAGTCGGGAAACAGGACGGACACTTTCCTTCTGTCCCAGGAGGGGGCAGCCCATCGCCCCCTGCGTCTGCGCGCCCAGGACCGAGGCGGGCAGTTCCAGGCCGAGTTCTCCTTGAGTCCTGTGAGCTCGGCCCACGGGGGCACCTACAGGTGTTACCGGGCACTCAGCACAGACCCCTACCTGGTGTCCCGGCCCAGCGAGCCCCTGGCGCTCCTGGTCTCAG ACTACACGGTGCAGAATCTCATCCGGATGGGCCTCGCGGCCTCGGTCCTGCTGCTCCTTGGGGTCCTGCTATGCCAGGCTCGGCACGACCGCAAAGAAGTCCGAGACGCGGCCCGGAGCTGA